The genomic segment AAATCTTGGGTCCAGTTTATGAATAATTGAATCCATGGGATAATATTGTCCTAATGTAATGTCTCTAAGCATTTTTCTTTTCCCTCACTAGGTTTAATATTTCATTTTTTGCTTCTTCAACAGTTAAGATATCGTCTCTAATATCGATACCTTTTTCCCTTAACTTTCTAATTAAATGGGTTATCTGAGGAATTCCCAGACCTATTTTCTCAAGGCTCTGAGCTTCCTTAAAAACTTCTCGTGGTGTTCCCTGTAAAGCTATCTTCCCTTTATCCATAACTATTATTTTGTCTACTAACTTAGCAATATCCTCCATGCTATGGGACACTAAAATAACCGTTAGCTTATATTTAGAATGTAATTCTTTAATTTCTGCTAAAATGCCATCTCTTCCCCTTGGATCTAATCCTGCAGTAGGTTCATCTAATATAAGAACCTCGGGCTTCATAGCTATTATACTTGCTATAGCTATACGTCTCCTTTGTCCACCACTTAGTTCAAAGGGAGACCTATCCTTTATTTCTTCAAACTTCATTCCAACTAAGCTTAGGGCTTCCTTCACTCTAGTATCTATCTCTGCCTCGGATAGTCCTAAATTAGATGGTCCAAAGGCAACTTCTTTATAAACTGTTTCTTCAAATAATTGATATTCTGGATATTGAAAAACTAATCCAACCTTTTTTCTTATTTCAGCCAGCTTTACATTTTTACTACTTATATCCAGATTGTTTATATAAATCTTACCCTTAGTGGGTTTCAATAATCCATTTAAGTGTTGTATCAGTGTTGATTTTCCACTGCCAGTATGTCCAATTAACCCTACAAATTCACCTGCTTCAATGGCAAAGTTTATATCCGATAGTGCTATTGTTTCAAAGGGACTGTTGGCATTATAAACGTGTATAAGATTTTCTACAATAATTGACATAATTTACTCACCATCTCATCTACAGTTAAAATATCACTGGGAATATCTATTCCTTCCTTATTGAGGTTGTGGGATAATAATGTAACCTGTGGAACATCTAGACCTATGTTCTTTAACTTGTCCACCTTAGAAAACACTTCCCTTGGAGTGCCTTCCAATGATATTTTCCCATCATCCATTACTATTACTCTATGGGCATTTACTGCTTCTTCCATGAAGTGAGTAATATGAATTATAGTTATACCTTCTTTGTTTAATTTTTCTATTGCATCCATTACTTCTTTTCTACCTGAGGGATCAAGCATTGCCGTAGGTTCATCAAATATTATACATTGTGGTCTCATGGCCAATACCCCAGCTATGGCTACTCTTTGCTTCTGACCTCCAGATAACAGGTGGGGAGGCTTTCTCCTAAGCTCATATATACCTACGGATTTCATGGCCACATCTACCCTTTTTCTAATATCCTCTGACTGAATTCCAAGATTTTCAGGTCCAAATGCCACATCCTCTTCCACTAGTGTTGCTACTATCTGATTATCTGGATTTTGAAATACCATACCGGCATTTTGCCTAATATTCCAAACCATATCCTCATTGGAGGTATCCATATTGTTTACATAGACTTTCCCACCACTAGGTAGAAGTATTGCATTCATAAGCTTAGCTAAGGTAGATTTACCAGAACCATTGTGTCCAATAATAACTATAAACTCTCCTTGTTTTACATTAAGGGAAAGATTTTTTACAGCTATAGTTTTTTCTCCTTCATTACCCTCATATTCAAAAACTAATTCTTTAGTCTCAATCATGTTTGACATGTTATTACCTCGCTAATAATATCTTACTAATAATATTTACACATCTACTATTATATATTTAAAGAAGGTATTATTCAATGTTTTTAGTTAATAGTATTGGGTTCACAAATAAAAACTATCCCTTCTTTTATAGAAGGGATAGCTTATTTTTTTCTTTACGATTTTAGCACTCCTAATTATTACTTTCCTCTGTATCTCCCGATGAGCCTTGATCTCCTCCACTGCCCTCGGATGAGCCTTGGTCTCCTTCATTGCCCTCGGATGAGCCTTGATCTCCTTCATTGCCCTCGGATGAGCCTTGATCTCCTTCATTGCCCTCAGATGAGCCTTGATCTCCTTCATTGCCCTCAGATGAGCCTTGATCTCCTTCATTGCCCTCAGCCTCAGATGAGCCTTGGTCTTTATCATTGTCTATTTTATTGGAAGATGCTCCAGATGACTGATGGAATTTAAGCTCTTTAATTTTCTTTTCTAGCTTAGAAATTTTACTACTCAGATCAAAGTTTTCACTTTTTAAGTTTCCATTCTTATCTTGTAGTTTATCAATGTCATCCTTTAATTCTTGATTTTCTTCACTTAAATCTTCATTTTCACTGGTTAGATTTTCAACTTCTAGGGTAAGATCTTCTTTAACTATTGTAAGCTCATCATAATCTTTTTGAAGGTTAGCTTTTTCTTCTTCTATATTCTGAATATTAAGCTTTAATCTTGCAATCTCTTCAATCTTGTTATTTAAGCTATTAACTAAACCCTCTAATGTATTATATAGTTTACTTATATAATCAGCCAGTTTAGGTACTACCACGTCTAGTAGTTTGTTTTGCTCATCAGTAATCTCTAGTTTAGATACAGGATTTTCAACCACTTCTATATCTATTGATTTTTCCAACCCTTTATCCTGTAATGTAGATGAACTTTGCATCTCCGTAGGTGCTGCACTTTTTGTTAAAGTTTCTGGAGTACCAATAGTTAATGTCCTTAGGGGCTTGTCACTATAATCTTGCCAAATTGCTTCTTCCCAGATTCTTTCTTGTGCAAGCCTGAGCATGGATTTTGATATACTATCTCGATATTGAGCTTCATTCTCAAATTTCCAGCCTACCCTATTCCACCAAATATAGCATTTTGTAAATTCAACTGGAAGTTCTTTATATATATATCCATTTAAATAATATACCTTTAATACTCCATTTACTCTACTTGGCATTTCGCCCAACTGAATCACGGTAGCATTTACTTCTATATCTGTTTCTATCTTCTTATTTGTATCAAGTTTTACTGGGTCTATATGTACCGTGAATTGGTCGGCCACTCCATCTACCCCAAAGTAAATTATGGGATTGCCTTTAAAATTGGGATTCTTTTTAAGCCTTATCTTCGTAGCATTTCCATTGTCGTCTGTTACAACCTCTAAGGTTTGTAGTATATCATCCTGTGTAGCGGCACTTACGGAAATATTTGATTCTACTTTTGCAGTAAACCATGAATTTGTATTAATAGAACCAAGGAAAATACTACTGATTAGAATACCAGTAAGGAGACAACAGCTTATACGTAATAATAAAATTTTTAGACTGGTTTTATTGTTCTTCACAATTTTTTCACCTCCTCAAATATTTTTATCACTATTTTAATGGGTATCATGATACCCTAATAGCTTGCAAATTATAGTAAATGCTTCTGCCCTAGTTATGCTATCCTTTGGTTTAAATTTTTTATCGGGATAGCCATTAATGGCTTTGTTTTCTACTGCAGTCTTTATATATTCCTCTGCCCATGTTGCAATTTCTCCTCTATCATAAAAGGTGAGTTCAAAACCTTCATTCTCTAGCTTCAGTTCAAAGGCTCTAACTAAAACGGCAGTCATTTCTTGCCTTGATATATTTTTATTAGGCTTAAAGTAATATTCTTTGTTATTTAAGGTACGTGGATAGCCCTTCATTATGTGGTTAACGGTTACTCTCATAACATGTGGTTTAACCCAATCCCTTATGTCATTATGATCAACATAGTATTTAGATAAGTCACTATCCTTTACTTCATCATAATTAGTCAGGTACTTAGCCAATGCATTATCAATTAATTCTGCCGTTTCAGCCCTTGTTATGTTTTCATTTGGCCTTATAGCTCCTTCTATATAAGCTGCTGGTTCTACAGTGCCATTTCTATAGTCATCTATGGTCATTTCTCCATTTGGATAGCCCTGAATAATTTTGTTATCTAATAAGGCTATTATGCAATCATGGTACCAATATTTTTCCTCTTCCTTAGCTGTGACCTTGTGTTTTTTCTTTTTATTATTTTCTGATGAAGCACAGCTTATATTTGCAAAAAATTTTACCCTCGCCTTTACCCCCTGTAATTCATTTCCTGCTGAACTATTCATATCTACTTGATATAACAAATCTGAACTTTGATTCTTAGAAATTCTTATTTCTCCCAATGTATCTAGAACATTTTCAGTGGTCATTTGTATAAAGGTTTTAACACATTTCTTTTGATCCTTTGTAAATGTAATTTTCATTAAGCTTCCATATGTATTCAGTTTAGAAGTCGGTTCAACTTTTAGGTTTAATCCTAGGCTTGTTAAGGTTATATCCTTTGATGATTGATTATATATCCTCAAAGTTGCTCCATTATTTTTCCCTGGCTGCCATATACCTTGACTAATTTTTCCTTCTTGCCTAATAGTGAAACCATTTGTATCATCACCTGTAATATACCACTTAACTATATTACTGTTTTTCATTGCATATGCTTTATTGCAGCCTAAATTAGGTAACAAGCAAGATAGCATAGTTATTACAAGTATAAATAGGATTATTCTTCTACTATTTGTTTTCATTCCTTATACACCTCCCCTTATAAAATTTAGAAACACTTAAGTCTAAGTGCTTCTAAATTTTATAAAGTGAAAAATGGGGCTGTCTCAAAGGATCATCTCTTCAATTCAGCCCTAGGGTGTTTCAGAATAAATAAAGCTTTGGGTTTTGAAATTGTAAGGGTTTGGCCAGTACTTATATTCGTGCCAAGTTGATACAATTTCAAATAACGAAAGAATTCGTCATTCTGAGACACGCCCCTCATATATAGATAGATATAATCTCCCTATATATGAAAATCATCTGATAATATTAAGCTCCTAAATTCTAGTCGTTGGCTGAATCAGGATATGTATCTTCCCATGTTGCATTTGTTTGTTTTCCTTGGAAAATAAAACTTGATTTTAAGTCTACTCCTTGCCACTCATTATCTGCAAGATAGTTTAACCAAGGCATAATTCTGATTTTCAAACCAGCATCTTCTGATAAAGTTTTTGCATCTAAATCTGTGATAGCGGCTTTAAGTTTTTCCTGAAGATCATCTATAGAGCAACAAAATTGTACGAATTCACCTTGATCAGAATAGAAGTCATCATTATATGCGTTATCATATTCTGATACACTTGATTTCAAGAAATCGAGTGCTGTTTTTTCATCTGAAAATATAGGCTGAGTGGAATCTTTTGTTCCTATAGCTACATAAATCCTATATTGCTCATATAATTCTTCTAGTGTTTTTTCAGCACCATTGTATACTAATTCATTTTTAATGACTGGTCTAATATCCACTTCTAGACTTCCGCTATTGTTTATTCTAAAATCTCTTAAATATTCTCCCCAGGCTTGACTGAATGTCATAGGTTGTGTATTTGTTCTTGCAAATATATCCCCAGGTGTATCGCCCATTTGAACTTTTTCTAATGCCATAGTACCAACCTCAAAAACTTCTTCTCCCTGTGTAACATCTACCTGTGCTGAAAACCATGCATATGTACCCATTCCTACACCAAATGTCAATAAACCAATTACAAGCAGAGTCAAAACCAATTTTTTCTTCATTATAAATCAACCTCCATAATCAATTTGTTTTGATAAAATATTGATGATTAAAATTTTTATATGGATTTACACTTGTTTAGGCCTATCCCTTATGGATAGACTTCCTTTTTTAACTTGGTCTATTTGTCCTCCTCCTTCCCCCTAATGCTTCTGGATATACATAATGTTATTTTTTATAAAGTATTATACTTCCATATCATCTGAATGATTTTTTTCTTTTTTTGCTGTCACTTCAAATAATACTTTTTTTATCTCTCCTCCTAAAAGAAGAACAATAGGAAGTATAAAAAACAGAACAAAGCCTTTGCCACTTTTAATAAAATTAGTTATATAGCCACCCTTTGGAATTTTATATGCCAACCTTCCCACTATTTTGTCTGGGGAAATTAATTTCCCATCTTCAACATTATTTGCATCTCCTTTAGTTCTAAAAGAAGTATTTCCATTCCCATTTACTATCTCAACAACCCTATGTGTTACTAGCTTATTCCCAATCCAATAGGTAATAACATCATTGGTCTTTACTTTTTTTGTGTCTATTTGTTTAATCACTATCATATCCCCTGGTTCAAGGACTGGTCTCATACTTCCAGTTAAAACTGGCATGGTTTTAAAACCCAATACAGAGGGAATATGTTCTGGGTCTTTCCTACCTTTAAATGATGAAATAAGAGAAATAACAACTATAATAATTAAAAGTCCTAATAATACATTACTAATCCACTTTAATATAGTCTTTATCATTCAGTCCATCCCCTTTACTTTTTAGGTAGATAGCTTTCTTTCCTTTATCCTGTTACTTTTCTAATTATTTACTAGGGATTATTTTTTTATACATTTTTTCTAGTCTTTCCATGTATATGTACAAGCTTTTTTCTTTATTCCCGGAAAAAATATTTTTTATAAATAAAATAGTAAATTTGACCTATTGAATTGCCACCCTTAGATTATATGATGGGGGTTTATATTTTATAACATAAAAAAAAGTCCACTTTTTAAAAGTGAACTTTTGTGTGTGAAGCTGAAAAATGTGACATGTATATACTAAAAAAATCACATCTTCAAAATATTAGATTAATTTAACACCCATTGAGTGTAAGCAATGAAAAAGGGACTAAGTTTAACTTAATCCCATGCTAGTAATTTACTATATTAACTCTAGTATAGCCATTGGAGCAGCGTCTCCTCTACGAGGCCCAAGTTTAAGAATTCTTGTATAGCCACCGTTTCTCTCTTGATACTTTGGTGCTACTTCATCAAATAAGTTCTTAACAACAGTCTCGTCTAACATATATGCAAGTACTTGACGTCTTGCGTGAAGGTCGCCTCTTTTAGCAAGTGTTATCATTTTTTCTGCTAACTTACGAGTCTCCTTAGCTCTTGTTTCTGTAGTTTCTATACGCCCATTCTTTAATAGACTTGTAACAAGGTTTCTAAGCATCAAATTTCTATGATCTGTAGGACGTCCTAATTTACGATATGAAGCCATAACTTTCCCTCCTTTACACTAGTCTATTCGTCACTAGGTTTTAAGCCAAGTGATAGCTCAGCTAGCTTATGCTTAACTTCTTCTAGTGATTTTTTGCCTAGGTTTCGAACCTTCATCATATCTTCTTCACTTCTTTGTGTTAACTCTTCAACTGTATTTATACCCGCACGCTTTAAACAGTTGTATGAACGAACCGAAAGGTCTAGTTCTTCTATAGTCATTTCTAAAACTTTTTCTTTTTTATCTTCTTCTTTTTCAACCATTATTTCAACATCATCAATATGGTCAGTTAGAGTTATGAATAAATTTAAATGTTCATTCATAATCTTTGCACCTAATGAAGTAGCTTCATCAGGTTGAATGCTTCCATCAGTCCAAACTTCCAAAGTTAACCTATCATAATCAGTTACCTGTCCAACTCTAGTATTTTCTACAGCATAATTCACTTTCTTTACTGGAGTGTATATTGAGTCAACTGGTATAACTCCTATTGGCATGCCTTCTTCCTTATTGTTATCCGCTGACACATACCCTCTACCCTTAGACAATCCTAATTCCATATTCAAATCAGAACCCTCTTCTAGAGTTGCTATGTGAAGCTCTGGATTTAATATCTCTACGTCAGCATCAGCTTTAATGTCTCCTGCAGTAATCTTACCTGGTCCCTGAGCATTAATTCTAACTACCTTTACATCTTCATCAGAATGTATTTTTGCAGCTAGGCTTTTTAAATTTAATATGATTTCAATCACATCTTCTTTAACTCCAGATATCGTAGAGAACTCATGTAGTACGCCATCTACTTTAATCCATTTTACAGCTGTACCCGGAAGAGATGATAAAAGAATTCTTCTTAAACTATTACCGAGTGTAGTTCCATAGCCTCTTTCTAAAGGCTCTA from the Maledivibacter sp. genome contains:
- a CDS encoding signal peptidase I, with product MIKTILKWISNVLLGLLIIIVVISLISSFKGRKDPEHIPSVLGFKTMPVLTGSMRPVLEPGDMIVIKQIDTKKVKTNDVITYWIGNKLVTHRVVEIVNGNGNTSFRTKGDANNVEDGKLISPDKIVGRLAYKIPKGGYITNFIKSGKGFVLFFILPIVLLLGGEIKKVLFEVTAKKEKNHSDDMEV
- a CDS encoding S-layer homology domain-containing protein, which produces MKTNSRRIILFILVITMLSCLLPNLGCNKAYAMKNSNIVKWYITGDDTNGFTIRQEGKISQGIWQPGKNNGATLRIYNQSSKDITLTSLGLNLKVEPTSKLNTYGSLMKITFTKDQKKCVKTFIQMTTENVLDTLGEIRISKNQSSDLLYQVDMNSSAGNELQGVKARVKFFANISCASSENNKKKKHKVTAKEEEKYWYHDCIIALLDNKIIQGYPNGEMTIDDYRNGTVEPAAYIEGAIRPNENITRAETAELIDNALAKYLTNYDEVKDSDLSKYYVDHNDIRDWVKPHVMRVTVNHIMKGYPRTLNNKEYYFKPNKNISRQEMTAVLVRAFELKLENEGFELTFYDRGEIATWAEEYIKTAVENKAINGYPDKKFKPKDSITRAEAFTIICKLLGYHDTH
- a CDS encoding CalY family protein; the protein is MKKKLVLTLLVIGLLTFGVGMGTYAWFSAQVDVTQGEEVFEVGTMALEKVQMGDTPGDIFARTNTQPMTFSQAWGEYLRDFRINNSGSLEVDIRPVIKNELVYNGAEKTLEELYEQYRIYVAIGTKDSTQPIFSDEKTALDFLKSSVSEYDNAYNDDFYSDQGEFVQFCCSIDDLQEKLKAAITDLDAKTLSEDAGLKIRIMPWLNYLADNEWQGVDLKSSFIFQGKQTNATWEDTYPDSAND
- the rplQ gene encoding 50S ribosomal protein L17, with amino-acid sequence MASYRKLGRPTDHRNLMLRNLVTSLLKNGRIETTETRAKETRKLAEKMITLAKRGDLHARRQVLAYMLDETVVKNLFDEVAPKYQERNGGYTRILKLGPRRGDAAPMAILELI
- a CDS encoding energy-coupling factor transporter ATPase, whose amino-acid sequence is MSNMIETKELVFEYEGNEGEKTIAVKNLSLNVKQGEFIVIIGHNGSGKSTLAKLMNAILLPSGGKVYVNNMDTSNEDMVWNIRQNAGMVFQNPDNQIVATLVEEDVAFGPENLGIQSEDIRKRVDVAMKSVGIYELRRKPPHLLSGGQKQRVAIAGVLAMRPQCIIFDEPTAMLDPSGRKEVMDAIEKLNKEGITIIHITHFMEEAVNAHRVIVMDDGKISLEGTPREVFSKVDKLKNIGLDVPQVTLLSHNLNKEGIDIPSDILTVDEMVSKLCQLL
- a CDS encoding DNA-directed RNA polymerase subunit alpha codes for the protein MIEIEKPKIECIDLNDDFTYGKFVVEPLERGYGTTLGNSLRRILLSSLPGTAVKWIKVDGVLHEFSTISGVKEDVIEIILNLKSLAAKIHSDEDVKVVRINAQGPGKITAGDIKADADVEILNPELHIATLEEGSDLNMELGLSKGRGYVSADNNKEEGMPIGVIPVDSIYTPVKKVNYAVENTRVGQVTDYDRLTLEVWTDGSIQPDEATSLGAKIMNEHLNLFITLTDHIDDVEIMVEKEEDKKEKVLEMTIEELDLSVRSYNCLKRAGINTVEELTQRSEEDMMKVRNLGKKSLEEVKHKLAELSLGLKPSDE
- a CDS encoding energy-coupling factor transporter ATPase, with product MSIIVENLIHVYNANSPFETIALSDINFAIEAGEFVGLIGHTGSGKSTLIQHLNGLLKPTKGKIYINNLDISSKNVKLAEIRKKVGLVFQYPEYQLFEETVYKEVAFGPSNLGLSEAEIDTRVKEALSLVGMKFEEIKDRSPFELSGGQRRRIAIASIIAMKPEVLILDEPTAGLDPRGRDGILAEIKELHSKYKLTVILVSHSMEDIAKLVDKIIVMDKGKIALQGTPREVFKEAQSLEKIGLGIPQITHLIRKLREKGIDIRDDILTVEEAKNEILNLVREKKNA